The Glandiceps talaboti chromosome 19, keGlaTala1.1, whole genome shotgun sequence genome contains a region encoding:
- the LOC144450349 gene encoding uncharacterized protein LOC144450349 — MCKIAEIVWESTQLVPLEILSNEKLSEIIMNIEGVPAKILLGIENIFISWLEINTTNKLLELSLDELMDNVVNHLYTNEYEMLQHRDYIIRLRGATIRQFETCKEQRSVQCDVEVQVNHYLSGMGKRFESKVLTTTENKRDHTQMDRGYPQMVYQFMAAAKDARFITDDYYVMYGISLCGTDGILLSRGHVWKQLIQRTKKCILEDPPFQKSHFLYQFVELGQTIYPYTHFDIVPVLTVYLAHKAVLLLHNNTPY; from the exons ATGTGTAAAATTGCGGAGATAGTTTGGGAGTCCACTCAGCTTGTCCCATTAGAAATTTTGTCCAATGAAAAGTTGAGTGAGATTATCATG AATATTGAAGGAGTACCTGCCAAGATCCTACTGggtattgaaaatatatttatctcCTGGCTAGAGATCAACACAACTAACAAACTACTAGAACTGAGCTTAGATGAATTGATGGATAATGTTGTCAATCATTTGTACACAAATGAATATGAGATGTTACAACATCGTGATTACATCATAAG attGAGGGGGGCAACAATAAGACAATTTGAAACATGCAAAGAACAAAGATCTGTACAATGTGATGTGGAAGTACAAGTCAACCATTATCTTTCTGGCATGGGAAAACGTTTTGAGAGTAAAGTGCTAACAACAACAGAG AATAAAAGGGATCACACTCAAATGGACCGTGGCTACCCACAGATGGTTTATCAATTTATGGCAGCTGCTAAAGATGCTCGTTTTATCACTGATGATTACTATGTCATGTATGGTATCTCATTATGTGGTACAGATGGTATACTTCTATCAAGAGGGCATGTTTGGAAACAGTTGATACAGAGGACAAAGAAATGTATTTTAGAGGACCCACCATTTCAAAAATCCCATTTCTTGTATCAATTTGTTGAATTAGGACAAACTATTTATCCGTATACACACTTTGACATTGTTCCAGTATTGACCGTGTACTTGGCACATAAAGCTGTTCTTTTACTACATAACAATACTCCTTATTAA